From Salvelinus sp. IW2-2015 unplaced genomic scaffold, ASM291031v2 Un_scaffold4238, whole genome shotgun sequence, the proteins below share one genomic window:
- the LOC112077056 gene encoding adhesive plaque matrix protein-like, producing MNTTTTSAQGSLRRDLDLLGVPEERFGPAGGPRGEIWTCWGSLRRDLDRLGVPEESPKPSHTKPKASLHQSQSLSSTSPKPSSHQAKAPSTKPKPLTPKTQSLPHTQAPKPSCTPSKASPSTKPKAFLTPSPKLSSHQSQKPPHTKPKASLPPSPKPPVRPAQSLLTTKPKASLPPSPKPPHTNPKPPHTKPKASLPPAKAFLTPSPSLPSTNPKASLPPSPKPPSHQAKASLHKPNPSHTKPQSLPHTKPKASLPPIQSLPSTKPQSLLPQAQASLNNPQLPQAQSLLPTKPSHTKPKAPFHHQKASSTKPKASLHQAQSLPHTKPKALPSTKPKPSSHPSPKPPFHQPKAFLTPIPKPPSTKAQSLPPPSPKPLPQPIPSLPPPIPKPPFTKPKASLPPSPSLPHTKPKAYLPPSPSLPHTNPKALPHTKPKPPSTKPKAFLTLPKPSSHQAQSLPSTKPKASFDQAQSLPHSQAQSLPSTKPKASLTPNPKASLTPSPKPPFHQAQSLPHTKPKPPFHQSQSLPSTKPKPPFHQAQSSSCTNPKPPFHQAQSLPHTKPKPPFHQSKASLPPSPKPPFHQAQSSLTQSQSLPHTKPKPPFHQAQSLPHTKPKASLPPIKKPPPPSPKLPSTKPKASSHQAQSLPSTKPQASLHTKPKASLHPSPKPSSHQSKASLPPSPKPPFHQAKASSLSSTQSQSLPSTNPKASLHQAQASFTNPKPSSHQAQSLPSTKPKASSHQSQSHPSTPSPKPPFTKPKPSSHQAKALPHTKPKLPQPILKPSSHPIPKPPFHRSAQSLPSTKPKAFLTPSPKPSSHQAQSLPHTLEK from the exons ATGAACACGACCACCACTAGCGCAcaggggtccctgaggagagattTGGACctgctgggggtccctgaggagagattTGGACCTgctgggggtccccgaggagagatTTGGACctgctgggggtccctgaggagagattTGGAccggctgggggtccctgaggagag CCCAAAGCCTTCTCACACCAAGCCCAAAGCCTCTCTCCACCAATCCCAAAGCCTCTCCTCCACAAGCCCAAAGCCTTCCTCACACCAAGCCAAAGCCCCTTCCACCAAGCCAAAGCCTCTCACACCCAAGACCCAAAGCCTTCCTCACACCCAAGCCCCAAAGCCTTCCTGCACACCATCCAAAGCCTCTCCTTCCACCAAGCCCAAAGCCTTCCTCACACCAAGCCCAAAGCTCTCCTCACACCAATCCCAAAAGCCTCCTCACACCAAGCCCAAAGCCTCCCTTCCACCAAGCCCAAAGCCTCCCGTTCGACCAGCCCAAAGCCTCCTCACCACCAAGCCCAAAGCCTCCCTTCCACCAAGCCCAAAGCCTCCTCACACCAATCCAAAGCCTCCTCACACCAAGCCCAAAGCCTCCCTTCCACCAGCCAAAGCCTTCCTCACACCAAGCCCAAGCCTCCCTTCCACCAATCCCAAAGCCTCCCTTCCACCAAGCCCAAAGCCTCCCTCACACCAAGCCAAAGCCTCCCTCCACAAGCCAAACCCTTCTCACACCAAGCCCCAAAGCCTTCCTCACACCAAGCCCAAAGCCTCCCTTCCACCAATCCAAAGCCTCCCTTCCACCAAGCCCCAAAGCCTCCTTCCACAAGCCCAAGCCTCCCTCAACAATCCACAGCTCCCCCAAGCCCAAAGCCTCCTCCCAACAAAGCcttcccacaccaagcccaaagcCCCCTTCCACCATCAAAAAGCCTCCTCCACCAAGCCCAAAGCCTCCCTTCACCAAGCCCAAAGCCTTCCTCACACCAAGCCCAAAGCCCTCCCTTCCACCAAGCCAAAGCCTTCCTCACACCCAAGCCCAAAGCCTCCCTTCCACCAGCCCAAAGCCTTCCTCACACCAATCCCAAAGCCTCCTTCCACCAAAGCCCAAAGCCTCCCTCCACCAAGCCCAAAGCCCCTTCCTCAACCAATCCCAAGCCTCCCTCCACCAATCCCAAAGCCTCCCTTCACCAAGCCCAAAGCCTCCCTTCCACCAAGCCCAAGCCTTCCTCACACCAAGCCCAAAGCCTACCTTCCACCAAGCCCAAGCCTCCCTCACACCAATCCCAAAGCCCTCCCTCACACCAAGCCCAAGCCTCCCTCCACCAAGCCCAAAGCCTTCCTCACACTCCCAAAGCCTTCCTCACACCAAGCCCAAAGCCTCCCTTCCACCAAGCCCAAAGCCTCCTTCGACCAAGCCCAAAGCCTTCCTCACAGCCAAGCCCAAAGCCTCCCTTCCACCAAGCCCAAAGCCTCCCTCACACCAAATCCCAAAGCCTCCCTCACACCAAGCCCAAAGCCTCCCTTCCACCAAGCCCAAAGCCTTCCTCACACCAAGCCCAAGCCTCCCTTCCACCAATCCCAAAGCCTCCCTTCCACCAAGCCCAAGCCTCCCTTCCACCAAGCCCAAAGCTCCTCATGCACCAACCCAAAGCCTCCCTTCCACCAAGCCCAAAGCCTTCCTCACACCAAGCCCAAGCCTCCCTTCCACCAATCCAAAGCCTCCCTTCCACCAAGCCCAAAGCCTCCCTTCCACCAAGCCCAAAGCTCCCTCACACAATCCCAAAGCCTCCCTCACACCAAGCCCAAGCCTCCCTTCCACCAAGCCCAAAGCCTTCCTCACACCAAGCCCAAAGCCTCCCTTCCACCAATCAAAAAGCCTCCTCCACCAAGCCCAAAGCTCCCTTCCACCAAGCCCAAAGCCTCCTCACACCAAGCCCAAAGCCTCCCTTCCACCAAGCCCCAAGCCTCCCTTCACACCAAGCCCAAAGCCTCCCTTCACCCAAGCCCAAAGCCTTCCTCACACCAATCCAAAGCCTCCCTTCCACCAAGCCCAAAGCCTCCCTTCCACCAAGCCAaagcctcctccctctcttcaaccCAATCCCAAAGCCTCCCTTCCACCAATCCCAAAGCCTCCCTCCACCAAGCCCAAGCCTCCTTCACCAACCCAAAGCCTTCCTCACACCAAGCCCAAAGCCTACCTTCCACCAAGCCCAAAGCCTCCTCACACCAATCCCAAAGCCATCCCTCCACACCAAGCCCAAAGCCTCCCTTCACCAAGCCAAAGCCTTCCTCACACCAAGCCAAAGCACTTCCTCACACCAAGCCCAAACTTCCTCAACCAATCCTAAAGCCTTCCTCACACCCAATCCCAAAGCCTCCCTTCCACCGAAGCGCCCAAAGCCTCCCTTCCACCAAGCCCAAAGCCTTCCTCACACCAAGCCCAAAGCCTTCCTCACACCAAGCCCAAAGCCTTCCTCACACCCTTGAGAAATGA